The DNA segment CTGTTCTACGTAGCCATCTACTTTAGACCTGATTTCTACCGTTTGTTCTCCCTGTAATGTAGCGGGATATTCCACAGAAAGGGCTGTTTTCTCTGGTTCCAGTAAGCGGGTTGGGAATTCTTGAAGTGCCTCTTGCTGTCCCTGGTTTTGAGCAGGTTTGCAGGAAGTAAGGATGGCCGTCAGCAGGAGTGGGTATAGTAATATCGTTGTTTTCATTTATATCGTTTTTTTTCTTTTGTAAATCATTAAAGGAGAACCGGCTTCTCCCCACATCAGGGTTTGAACTCGTTTCATTAATCTTCCGGTCGCCGCTACATAGATCGCTTCGGGCACATCAGACCGGGCCTTCAGCACAACTTTCTTGTCTTTATAAGGCGAATAATCCAGCACTTTTATTCTTTCCAGCCAGATCAGCTGTTGATGATCTTCCAGTCCTCCAAAACAGACAAAGGCAGCATGAGGCTGAAGAAGGGAAGCGATAAAGACATAGGCCCAGTAGGGTACGATGGCATCATTTGAACAACAAATGACCACTTCCTTATTGCGGTACTGATGCCAGTCGATGAGGCTCATTTCGGCTCTGAATAACTTTTCCTGGAGCAGATAGCCATGAAAGAGGTAGGGGACCATATCAAAGGCGGAATAGTCGGTTTTTGCGGGTTTATATGACAACAGGTCGAGTGTGACGATTCCTGATTGTTCTACTTTATTTATAATCGTGTCCATTGGTCGGTATTTGAATGGTTTGTTTTTTCTTGAGTTACTTCAGCGATATTTAGCAGGATTAATTTTCAGACATAGGGATTCCTGCCCGGTTGTATTCCTTTATCGGAACCGGGTAATGCTGGCGCATTTTATGCGCTTAACTATAAATATGGATCTTGGAGAAGAAGCTTAAATCAGGCGATTCTTCCTGAGGGAACACTTGAAAAGCACATTCCAGTAAGGAACAATGTATACGGGGAGGGCTTCGGTAGCAGCAAAAGGAACAGTGTTTGTATTTTTTTGTAGTTTAATTGGCATAATCCTTTGTTTAATACATAAATAAGTCTTTATACTCTTCCAGGGTTTTATCTGAAAAATCTAATAAATCAGCTTTCAGCCTTGATAAGTTCGGCAAAGTTAGTACTTTTGCTAATAAAACAACTAAAAACTTGTTTTATTAGATTATGAAGACAAACAGATTTTTAATGTTATTGAAGACCAGGGGTGCTTTAACGGCGGCTTCAATTGCGCAAGAGCTTGGAATAACTAATGAGGGTGCGAGATTGCAGTTGTTAAAATTTTCGGAAGAGGGTCTTGTGAGTTCTTACAATGAATCTCAGGGGG comes from the Pedobacter sp. FW305-3-2-15-E-R2A2 genome and includes:
- a CDS encoding DUF2480 family protein is translated as MDTIINKVEQSGIVTLDLLSYKPAKTDYSAFDMVPYLFHGYLLQEKLFRAEMSLIDWHQYRNKEVVICCSNDAIVPYWAYVFIASLLQPHAAFVCFGGLEDHQQLIWLERIKVLDYSPYKDKKVVLKARSDVPEAIYVAATGRLMKRVQTLMWGEAGSPLMIYKRKKTI